One window of Marmota flaviventris isolate mMarFla1 chromosome 5, mMarFla1.hap1, whole genome shotgun sequence genomic DNA carries:
- the LOC139705730 gene encoding olfactory receptor 2L13-like has translation MEKWNQTSSDFILLGLFPQNQTGLLLLLLIIFVFVLASVGNSGMTALIFLDPRLHTPMYFLLSQLSLMDLMYISTTVPKMAINFLSGQKSISFLGCGVQMFFFLTMAGSEGLILASMAYDRFVAICHPLHYPTRMSKSMCLKMILGPWTLGFVNSVAHTFYIFHLPYCRSRAINHFFCDIPAMVPLACMDTWVYEYMVFVSTGLFLIVPFLGITVSYGRVLFAVFHMHSKEGRRKAFTTCATHLTVVIFYYTPFAYTYFRPKNLRSPAEDKNLAVFYTILTPMLNPIIYSLRNKEVLGAMGRVCGMFSPRKK, from the coding sequence ATGGAGAAATGGAACCAAACTtcaagtgattttattttgttgggaTTGTTTCCTCAAAACCAAACTGGCCTCCTTCTCTTGCTCCTGATCATCTTTGTGTTTGTTCTTGCCTCAGTGGGGAACTCAGGGATGACTGCCCTCATCTTCTTGGACCCGcggctccacacccccatgtactttctcctcagccagctctccctcatGGACCTGATGTACATCTCCACCACTGTCCCCAAGATGGCCATCAACTTCCTCTCTGGCCAGAAGAGCATCTCCTTCCTGGGCTGTGGTGTGCAAATGTTCTTCTTCCTGACCATGGCTGGCTCAGAAGGTTTAATCCTTGcctccatggcctatgaccgctttgtGGCCATATGCCACCCCCTCCACTACCCCACCCGCATGAGTAAAAGCATGTGTTTGAAGATGATCCTGGGGCCCTGGACACTGGGCTTCGTCAACTCCGTGGCACACACATTTTACATCTTTCATCTTCCTTACTGCAGGTCTAGGGCCATCAATCACTTTTTTTGTGACATCCCAGCCATGGTTCCTCTGGCCTGTATGGACACCTGGGTCTATGAGTACATGGTGTTTGTGAGCACAGGCCTGTTTCTCATTGTTCCTTTCCTTGGCATCACTGTGTCCTATGGACGGGTCCTTTTTGCTGTCTTCCACATGCACTcaaaagagggaagaagaaaggcctTCACCACGTGCGCCACACATTTAACCGTGGTGATATTTTACTACACACCTTTTGCCTACACTTATTTCCGACCAAAGAATCTCCGATCCCCGGCAGAGGATAAGAACCTGGCTGTCTTCTACACCATACTCACCCCCATGCTCAATCccatcatctacagcctgaggaacaaggaggtgCTGGGGGCCATGGGAAGAGTGTGTGGGATGTTCTCCCCCAGGAAGAAGTGA
- the LOC139705731 gene encoding olfactory receptor 2L2-like, protein MENYNQTSTDFILLGLFPPSRTGLVLLALTMLIFLLASIGNLSMILLILMDAHLHTPMYLLLSQLSLMDLTYISTIVPKMASTFILGNKSISFTGCGVQNFLFLTLAGAEGLLLASMAYDRYVAICFPLHYPIRMNKRVCTFMILGSWMMGSVNSCAHTVYTLHIPYCRSRAINHFFCDVPAMLRLACMDTWVYKYTVFVSTTFFLMVPFTGIACSYGRVLLAVCRMHSGEGKKKAYSTCSTHLTVVTFYYIPFAYTYLRPTSLRSPAEDKVLAVFYTILTPMLNPIIYSLRNKEVIGALRRVLHRIWSMKM, encoded by the coding sequence ATGGAAAATTATAATCAAACGTCAACTGATTTCATCTTGCTGGGATTGTTCCCACCATCGAGAACTGGCCTTGTCCTCTTGGCACTCACTATGCTCATCTTCCTACTGGCTTCCATTGGCAACCTGTCCATGATCCTGCTTATCCTCATGGATGCCCatctccacacccccatgtacctCCTCCTCAGTCAGCTCTCCCTCATGGACCTCACTTACATCTCCACCATTGTCCCGAAGATGGCTTCCACTTTCATCCTGGGAAACAAGTCTATCTCCTTCACTGGATGTGGGGTTCAGAACTTCCTCTTCCTCACTCTAGCAGGTGCAGAGGGACTGCTGCTGGCATCTATGGCCTATGACCGTTATGTGGCGATTTGCTTTCCTCTCCACTATCCCATCCGCATGAACAAAAGAGTGTGTACGTTCATGATATTGGGGTCTTGGATGATGGGCTCTGTCAACTCCTGTGCTCACACTGTATATACTCTGCATATCCCTTATTGCAGATCCAGAGCcatcaatcatttcttctgtgatgtcCCCGCCATGCTGCGTCTGGCCTGCATGGACACTTGGGTCTACAAGTACACAGTGTTTGTGAGCACCACCTTCTTTCTCATGGTTCCATTCACGGGTATTGCATGTTCTTATGGCCGGGTTCTCCTTGCAGTCTGCCGCATGCActcaggggaagggaagaagaaggcCTACTCCACCTGCAGCACCCACCTCACTGTGGTGACCTTCTACTACATACCCTTTGCTTACACTTATTTACGCCCAACATCCCTCCGCTCCCCAGCAGAGGACAAGGTTCTGGCTGTCTTCTACACCATCCTCACCCCAATGCTCAACCccatcatctacagcctgaggaacaaggaggtgATCGGAGCCCTGAGAAGAGTCCTTCACAGAATTTGGTCCATGAAAATGTAG
- the LOC139705728 gene encoding olfactory receptor 2W3-like isoform X2 yields the protein MDGTNGSTQSHFILLGFSDRPHLERVLFVVILVAYLLTLVGNSTIILVSRLESRLHTPMYFFLTHLSFLDLSFTTSSIPQLLHNLSGRDKTISYVGCVVQLFLFLGLGGVECLLLAVMAYDRFVAVCKPLHYMTIMHPQLCLGLVSVAWSCGMANSLVMSPVTLRLPCSGHNKVDHFLCEMPALIYMACVNTAAIEGTVFVLAVGIVLSPLVFILVSYGHIVRAVFRIQSSSGRHRIFNTCGSHLTVVSLFYGNIIYMYMQPGSRSSQDQGKFFTLFYNIVTPLLNPLIYTLRNKEVNGALRRLL from the coding sequence ATGGATGGGACCAATGGTAGCACCCAGAGCCACTTCATCCTCCTGGGTTTCTCTGACCGCCCCCACCTGGAGAGGGTCCTCTTTGTGGTCATCCTGGTAGCCTACCTGCTGACCCTGGTGGGCAACAGCACCATCATCCTGGTGTCTCGGCTGGAGTCCCGGCTCCacacgcccatgtacttcttcctcaccCACCTGTCCTTCCTGGACCTCAGCTTCACCACCAGCTCCATCCCCCAGCTGCTCCACAACCTGAGTGGCCGTGACAAGACCATCAGCTATGTGGGCTGTGTGGTCCAGCTCTTCCTGTTCCTGGGCCTGGGTGGAGTGGAGTGTCTACTGCTGGCCGTCATGGCCTATGACAGGTTCGTGGCCGTCTGCAAGCCCCTGCACTACATGACTATTATGCATCCACAACTCTGCTTGGGCTTGGTGTCAGTGGCCTGGAGCTGTGGAATGGCCAACTCCTTGGTTATGTCTCCAGTGACCCTACGATTACCCTGCTCTGGGCACAACAAGGTGGACCACTTCCTGTGTGAGATGCCAGCCCTGATCTACATGGCCTGCGTCAACACGGCTGCCATAGAAGGCACTGTCTTTGTCCTGGCCGTGGGCATCGTGCTGTCTCCCCTGGTCTTCATCTTGGTGTCCTATGGCCACATCGTCAGGGCGGTGTTCAGAATCCAGTCGTCCTCAGGAAGACACAGAATCTTCAAcacctgtggctcccacctcACTGTGGTCTCCCTGTTCTATGGGAACATCATCTACATGTAcatgcagccaggaagcaggtcCTCCCAGGACCAGGGCAAGTTCTTCACCCTCTTCTACAACATCGTCACCCCCCTCCTGAACCCCCTGATCTACACCCTCAGAAACAAGGAGGTGAACGGGGCACTGAGAAGGCT
- the LOC139705728 gene encoding olfactory receptor 2W3-like isoform X1 — MDGTNGSTQSHFILLGFSDRPHLERVLFVVILVAYLLTLVGNSTIILVSRLESRLHTPMYFFLTHLSFLDLSFTTSSIPQLLHNLSGRDKTISYVGCVVQLFLFLGLGGVECLLLAVMAYDRFVAVCKPLHYMTIMHPQLCLGLVSVAWSCGMANSLVMSPVTLRLPCSGHNKVDHFLCEMPALIYMACVNTAAIEGTVFVLAVGIVLSPLVFILVSYGHIVRAVFRIQSSSGRHRIFNTCGSHLTVVSLFYGNIIYMYMQPGSRSSQDQGKFFTLFYNIVTPLLNPLIYTLRNKEVNGALRRLLLGNRKGGKE; from the coding sequence ATGGATGGGACCAATGGTAGCACCCAGAGCCACTTCATCCTCCTGGGTTTCTCTGACCGCCCCCACCTGGAGAGGGTCCTCTTTGTGGTCATCCTGGTAGCCTACCTGCTGACCCTGGTGGGCAACAGCACCATCATCCTGGTGTCTCGGCTGGAGTCCCGGCTCCacacgcccatgtacttcttcctcaccCACCTGTCCTTCCTGGACCTCAGCTTCACCACCAGCTCCATCCCCCAGCTGCTCCACAACCTGAGTGGCCGTGACAAGACCATCAGCTATGTGGGCTGTGTGGTCCAGCTCTTCCTGTTCCTGGGCCTGGGTGGAGTGGAGTGTCTACTGCTGGCCGTCATGGCCTATGACAGGTTCGTGGCCGTCTGCAAGCCCCTGCACTACATGACTATTATGCATCCACAACTCTGCTTGGGCTTGGTGTCAGTGGCCTGGAGCTGTGGAATGGCCAACTCCTTGGTTATGTCTCCAGTGACCCTACGATTACCCTGCTCTGGGCACAACAAGGTGGACCACTTCCTGTGTGAGATGCCAGCCCTGATCTACATGGCCTGCGTCAACACGGCTGCCATAGAAGGCACTGTCTTTGTCCTGGCCGTGGGCATCGTGCTGTCTCCCCTGGTCTTCATCTTGGTGTCCTATGGCCACATCGTCAGGGCGGTGTTCAGAATCCAGTCGTCCTCAGGAAGACACAGAATCTTCAAcacctgtggctcccacctcACTGTGGTCTCCCTGTTCTATGGGAACATCATCTACATGTAcatgcagccaggaagcaggtcCTCCCAGGACCAGGGCAAGTTCTTCACCCTCTTCTACAACATCGTCACCCCCCTCCTGAACCCCCTGATCTACACCCTCAGAAACAAGGAGGTGAACGGGGCACTGAGAAGGCTGCTGCTGGGGAACAGAAAGGGGGGCAAGGAGTGA